The genomic DNA AGCGGTTGGCTGCGCCGGCGGAGGGGTTGGCTGCGCCGCCGACGGGACGTACGGCGGGGGTGTGGGGCGTTCCATGGCAGGGCTCCTCGCTACTCTGGCGTCCCGCGTCGGGCGTGCATCCACGGGCGAGACGTTGTCCTTACGGTCGGCTCGAATGCTGTCCGGAGGCTGTGGTCGACGCAGGAGACGACTGGGAACACCGTCGTCCGGAACCCGAAGCGCTCACAGGGAAGCCACAGGAGCGCCCTAGGGAACGCGAGGGGTCCTGTTCTCTAATGGGATCCATGAGCACTCCCGCACCCACGCTGAGCCGCGCCGACGGTTCCCCGGTCCGCGTCCTGGTCGTCGACGACGAGGCCAACATCACCGAGCTGTTGCGGATGGCGCTGCGCTACGAGGGCTGGCAGGTCGAGACCGCCGGCACGGGCCTGAGCGCGGTGCGGACCGCCAAGGAGTTCGCACCCGACGCCGTCGTCCTCGACATGATGCTGCCCGACTTCGACGGCATGGAGGTGCTGCGGCGGATGCGCGCCGAGGATCCTGGCGTACCGGTCCTCTTTCTCACCGCCCGCGACGCCGTCGAGGACCGCGTCGCCGGGCTGACGGCGGGCGGCGACGACTACGTGACCAAGCCGTTCAGCCTCGAGGAGGTCGTGGCGCGGCTGCGCGCGCTCATGCGACGTACCGCCGTCGCCACCAACGAATCGAGCTCCCTGCTCGTCGTCGGCGACCTCACTTTGGACGAGGACAGCCACGAGGTGACCCGCGCCGGTGCCGAAATCAACCTGACCGCCACGGAATTCGAGCTGCTGCGCTACCTGATGCGCAACCCGAAGCGGGTGCTGTCCAAGGCGCAGATCCTCGACCGGGTGTGGAACTACGACTTCGGCGGGCAGGCGAACGTCGTCGAGCTCTACATCTCCTACCTGCGCAAGAAGATCGACGCGGGCCGGGAGCCGATGATCCACACGATGCGCGGCGTCGGGTACGTCCTCAAACCCGCCGCCTGAGTCATCCACAGGAAGGCCACAGCGGTCCGACAGTGGCTGCAGGGCCGCCGGGCGTGTGCTGGTCTCATGACGAAGCGGAGCCGCGAGATGCTGGGTGCCATGTCGTTGCGCCGCAAGCTCGTCCTGTCGATCCTGTTGCTCTTCGCGATCGTGACCGTCGCGACCAGCGCGGCGACCGTCGCGGCTCTGCAGCACTCGGTGATCGGCCAGCTCGACGAACAGCTCCAGGCGGGCTCCCGGCTGCGGCGCGACGACGACGGCCCGGGCCAGGGACAGGGCCAGGGGAGAGGCGGGTGGGGCGCGGCCCAGGCGGCGTGTGAGGGGGTCGGCGGCGGCCGCGCGGCCGGCGGGGCGTTCGGGCGGCAGGCCCTCACGGTCGCCACCACGCGATCGGGGAACACCGTCGCCTGCGTCACGCGACCGGGTTCGGTCACCGCGCTCTCGGCGGACCAGATCGCCCTGGTCGCCTCCGCGGACTTGGACGGCACCCCCAAGACGGTGGATCTGGGCGGATCGCTCGGCAGCTACCGGGCGGTGGCTGGCACGGATCCCGCGGGGAACACTGTGGTCAGCGGCCTGTCCTCGACCGAGGCGCAGAACACCGTCACGCGCCTGGTGACCATCATGGGTCTGGTCGGGCTGTCGGGGATCGTGCTGGTGGTGCTCGGCGGCTCCTGGTTGGTACGCCGCAACCTCGCCCCACTGGAGCGGGTCGCCACCATCGCCGGGAAGGTGTCCCGGACGCCTCTGTCGACCGGCGAGGTCGAGATCGCGGAGCGGGTCCCCGCCGCCGACACCGACACGCGCACCGAGGTCGGCCAGGTCGGTGCCGCCCTCAACGAGCTCCTCGACCACGTCGACACCTCGCTGCGGGCGCGGCACGAGTCGGAGACGCAGCTGCGCCGGTTCGTCGCTGACGCCAGCCACGAGCTGCGGACGCCGTTGGCGTCGATCCGCGGGTACGCCGAGCTGTCCCGCCGGGAGACCGAGCCGGTGCCCGAGGGCGTCCGCCACGCGCTGACCCGCATCGACTCCGAATCCGCGCGCATGGCCAGTCTCGTCGAGGACCTCCTGCTGCTGGCGCGACTCGACGCGGGCCGCGAACTCGCCCGGGAGCCAGTCGATCTGACGCATCTCGTCATCGACGCGGTCAGCGATGCGCGCGCCGCCGGACCGGACCACAAGTGGCAACTCGACCTGCCCGAGGAGTCCGTGGAGACCGTCGGGGACCAGGCCCGCCTCACCCAGGTGATCGTCAACCTGTTGGGGAACGCCCGGACCCACACGCCGGCGGGAACGACGGTCGTGGCGAGCGTCCGTCGGGACGCGAACACGGCCGTCCTGGTCGTCGCCGACGACGGTCCCGGGATCCCGCCCGAACTCCTCCCTCGCATCTTCAAGCGGTTCACCCGCGGCGACGAGGCGCGCACGCGGCCGACGGGCGTGAACGGTACGCCGACGGCCTCGACGGGACTCGGGCTCTCGATCGTTGACGCCGTCGTGGCGGCCCACCACGGCGCCGTCGGGGTGCAGAGCGTCCCTGGTCGCACGGTGTTCACGGTGCGCCTCCCCCTGGCCACGACCTGACCATTCGTCATCACGGCAGTTCACCGCAGTCATCAGGGCGCGACAGAGGCCGCACAGGGTCGCCACAGGTAGCGAGCCGATCGTCGAGTTATGAACGTCACCGCCACCGAGGCCTCGCGCGGCCCAGCCACATCCGACGTACCACCCCCCAGCCCCACCCTCCCTGCCTACGACACCCCAAGCGCCCTTGGCGCCCCGCGGGATTCGTGGATCGACCGGCGCAGCCTGCGGCACTGGCCGCGCGCGGAGCGGCTCGGGTTCGGCGCGCTCCTGCTGGCCACGCTGGGGTTCTACCTCTACGGGCTGTCCGCGAACGGCTACGCCAACTCGTTCTATTCCGCGGCGGCCCAGGCGGGTTCGGTGGACTGGACGGCGTTCTTCTTCGGCTCCTCCGACGCGGGCAACTCGATCACGGTCGACAAGCCGCCGGCCGCCCTGTGGGTGATGGCCCTGTCCCTGCGGCTCTTCGGGCTCAACTCCTGGGCCATCCTCGTCCCCGAGGTCCTCATGGGCGTCGCGACGGTGGGGCTGCTGTATCGCAGCGTGCGCCGCTACGTCGGGCACGGCGGCGCCATGCTCGCCGGGGCCGCCTTGGCGCTGACGCCCGTCGCGGTGCTCATGTTCCGGTTCAACAACCCGGACGCGCTCCTCACCCTGCTGCTAGTGGCGGCCGCGTGGGCGACGCTGCGGGCGATTGAACCGGAGGAGCAGACGCCGTACGGCGGGGCGCGGCGCCGGTTCGCCATGACCAGCGTGCGCTGGTTCGCGGTCGTCGGGCTGTTCGTCGGCCTGGCCTT from Austwickia sp. includes the following:
- a CDS encoding HAMP domain-containing histidine kinase, translated to MLGAMSLRRKLVLSILLLFAIVTVATSAATVAALQHSVIGQLDEQLQAGSRLRRDDDGPGQGQGQGRGGWGAAQAACEGVGGGRAAGGAFGRQALTVATTRSGNTVACVTRPGSVTALSADQIALVASADLDGTPKTVDLGGSLGSYRAVAGTDPAGNTVVSGLSSTEAQNTVTRLVTIMGLVGLSGIVLVVLGGSWLVRRNLAPLERVATIAGKVSRTPLSTGEVEIAERVPAADTDTRTEVGQVGAALNELLDHVDTSLRARHESETQLRRFVADASHELRTPLASIRGYAELSRRETEPVPEGVRHALTRIDSESARMASLVEDLLLLARLDAGRELAREPVDLTHLVIDAVSDARAAGPDHKWQLDLPEESVETVGDQARLTQVIVNLLGNARTHTPAGTTVVASVRRDANTAVLVVADDGPGIPPELLPRIFKRFTRGDEARTRPTGVNGTPTASTGLGLSIVDAVVAAHHGAVGVQSVPGRTVFTVRLPLATT
- a CDS encoding response regulator transcription factor, with protein sequence MSRADGSPVRVLVVDDEANITELLRMALRYEGWQVETAGTGLSAVRTAKEFAPDAVVLDMMLPDFDGMEVLRRMRAEDPGVPVLFLTARDAVEDRVAGLTAGGDDYVTKPFSLEEVVARLRALMRRTAVATNESSSLLVVGDLTLDEDSHEVTRAGAEINLTATEFELLRYLMRNPKRVLSKAQILDRVWNYDFGGQANVVELYISYLRKKIDAGREPMIHTMRGVGYVLKPAA